Genomic window (Oryza sativa Japonica Group chromosome 3, ASM3414082v1):
ATGTGTATATATGTCTGAACTACCTTACAAAGTACTATGATCATGATGAGTTTCTCAGCTCTTAATTGTATCTGGCTTTGTACTTATAGGGCAACGATCATATGAACGGATCGGAGAGGTTTTTTGCAATGTGGCTTGGCAGAATTGATAGGATTTATTACTTAAACGAAGATTTGCTATGCATAATGCTCGTTCTCACGGCCTTGTGGAATTGCAAATAcctcttctttttatttcttcCTTGCGTATGCATGTGAGAGAGTTTCACACCATCTTGACTGTTTGTGCTTGACCTGTGAAGTCCATGATAGATACTGGCATTAGTTGATTTTTCTAACTGTGAAGAAGTTACTGCACATAATTAATCTCCGATCCCCTGAACGTTCGACAAGAACATACTACTTGTGTGTACTATCGACAAGATCATACTACTCATAACCGAACTGTTGGAGACCGCGGTGTGATCTCAATTAATCATTCATAACCGTTTCTTTGTTTCCGATTACACGATAAACACACAACACTTTACACTTAACACCGTAACAATATAACATATACTtactctgtttcacaatgtaagtcattctatcatttttcacatttatattgatattaatgaatctagataaatataaatTCCTGTTAAAGTCTATTTAAATAGAGAATGtgtaatatatttgtttgtaTCAAGATTTAAACTCTAACGCAGGTAATCTCCCGCGAATGTAATTTAGCTTATGTTTATGTATGCCTTAATACTTCTAGAAGGGAAAGCGATTGGTTGATTTTTCCCATTAAGAATTGTTCGTCCTGTTATTTCGCTTCTAACTCATGGTAAAAGTCTTCCACAAACCTTTCAGAAAAATGGCAACGCTTTCTTCTGCAAGGAAGAATGCATTTGTAGCAACACTTTCTTCTGAAGTTACCAGGGCATTAATAATTAGCATGTGGTGATGCGAGACAGACGAGAAAATTGTCCAGGGTACCAGCTTGCCTCTTTTTCACCTAAAAGTGGCAAACCACGGGTAAAGAAGACAAGCATCATATATCTCTTtggaatttactctttttttttcctatttattGTTCTTTTTCATCATCCCAATTTTATACTGATGAATTTTGGTACAAGAGATTAATCATACGCAAGGTTGCTCTAGCTCAAATTTACAGTTTGGGCAAGGTTCACGACCCGACGAGGCCCTTGTGCCGTGCGTACGCAACAATGGAGACGAACATGAAGGCACAGAAAAGTCCTGACACGAGAACCACCTGTGACGCAGGAACAAAGTTTACAGCTTGGTTAGACAGGCCACAATTTATTGACGGTAAACGACCCTTTTGTAATGGTTGACTTACCCATTTGAATACGTATCCATGGTTGTCATTCCAGGTGTATGGAATGTTCATACCAAAAATTCCGGCAACCAATGAGTAAAGCGACAGGCATACGGTCCCAGAACTCAAGAATAGCTCTAGCTGCAGGAAGAAGCAAATCCAAGTTATATTACTGTTGCAGAAAGTCGGGAGGCACAATGACAGAGTATTTATATAACTACTAGAATTTATACTTGCAAGCATTACTAACTAGAATAGCACAATCAGCTGAATCAATGGTAACCAAGTTTTATGAAACATTTAGCTTATTTCAGTGTGGGTTTAACAGCATGCTAGTTTGAAATCAATTCTATTTTTGTGGAATTTGCACTTAAGAAGAGAGAATCATGAGGTCTTGTAGTTCAGAAATTACCTGAATTAACTGATTACGGTGGTTGTCAAGCTGCACGAGAGGTAATGAGGTGAGTGCCAAGATTAAAAGATCAGCATGCCGTGCACAGCTATATCATAGGGAAATGTTACCTGGATATTAATGTAATCTTCTGTGTCATCAATGTACTCTCTCAGCTGAAACAGTATAGCAGACAAATACAGTCAGCAAAGGGTGAAAGCCTAGAGTACTATTAATTTTCAACGATGTTGTGTTGTAAACAAAAGCCTTAGGCCATGTTTTGCTAGCCCATTTTGATATTGTAAATTCGACTTAGCTGCCTCAACTTACCGTTGTCAATTTGTTTAATGTGCCATCAATTTGCATGAAGTATGCCTGCAAATTTAAGAAACTTTTAGTATCTCAGCCAGAGAATGACAAGACATTGTGAtgcagaaaaacaaaaaagaccTCCAACAACATCTCTAGCTCTTCAACATCATTTTCATTTCCATGTATAGTTGGGGCACTGGCTCTGCTTGCTCTTGATATTTTTGAACCAATAGTCGGGGATGCTGGGAACCAATTTGGTCCACCAGAGCCACTGACAGGGGAAGCTGCCCCAGCCAACTTTCTGGACAAGTAAAGATCAGCcatgtcatcgtcatcgtccaATAATTGTTCAAGTTCATCTCTCACCTGGCAAAGAGAACAAACATTTTGTGATCTAATAGGAAAGCATGAACAAGAAAAGCTAGTAAATAACGGGTGATACACACCAAGTATGCAAGAGAATAGAAAGCAGAACTGTATGTTGTCAAATATAGAATAGTATATAATATTACCAATGCTCTTCTAGATGATTGAGGTTCTTTAATTCTGTTTATAAAATAACTAACCCTGGATACAAGAATGTACGTGCTATGACATAGCAAAGAAATGATAAAAGCATGGCAATGCCTGTCAGAAGTGCACAGATTCTTCAGCTAATATGGCTAATTATCAGAACAATCTCACAACAAAAGTAGAAATCAGATGAGAATATGGCATAAAAATACAGTGAACATCATGACTATTATCTGAAAAATATAAAGTTAATTAACTGCACTCAGTAGTGTCAAATAGCAAACCAAGAAATCAGACCTTCTGAACCCTCGCATTCAATCGTGTCATACCACTTTTTAACTTCCGCACCCTATCCAAGTTGCGGCTGCTAATCTGTGTGTTTGTAGTAGATCAAGTTAGTATGCATAATGCAGTTGATGTGCTGAGAATGTAACAAGTAGTTAAGAGACCTATAATGGCTATATGATAAGCATAGAAGTTTCAAGGAATAGCTGTGAAGATTTGCCATACAATTCTCAAATGTAACTTCTGTTCATCGTACAATTACTTAATGCAACTTTAGCTACAATTTTGTTTGGCGACAAACGGAAATCAATAATACAGCACTCCACTTCTTGGGCAAACTACACTATTATGCTGCTAAAATTGTGAATAGCATAAGTTCAGACAAGTATATGCTCACTACATCAGTAAATTGCAAGATATCATAATTTCTTAACCTTAAGTTATCACATAGTTGCTGGCATTATATGGATGGTGAAACATATATGGACATTTGAGCTATAGAAAAGAATCAAGGTAACAGCTGTGGCATGAATTTGGTCAGTCTGTGCAAAAATTCCTACTGAAAAATGTTACTAGCACAACCTATGAATCAGAAtttgatttataaattgtaATTGAACAGTTTATAGTACAAGTAAAATATGATGTGGAAGCATTATTTTACCAATCAAGTAcccaattatatatttatttcacATATGAAAAATAAGGGGAATTAGTTCATCTAGCAATTAACATATTATGCTTGttgcttcaaataaaatcacACATATCATGTTTCTAGGAGTAATCAAGTTCATAACAAGGGAATACAGTATGGTAAGCATATATTCAGTCACCTTGGATGTCAGTTCATCCAAAGCTGGGTAAGCAGCACTCTCCAACTCAGTAGTGCGTGCACCAAGAAAACTGCAAATGGCTTCCAAAGTAACCTCCAGTGCGCGGAATTCAAAGGGAGATTCTGGAGTTCATAAAATTGTATTGCGGGATATTAACAAACTATTGATGGAGTTCACAAACAACAAATAGAATATTACAATCAAAACAACCACAACAGTTGTTAGACATTGgtaggattttatcagcatacCAGCCAGTGTTGATTGATGGAGTGATAGGATAGATAGAAAGTTTCCAAGTCAATTTGATGCAAGGGGATCAACTTATGGTTATAAAATGGCACATCAATTGTAATATGTATTACATACTGTAGACTAAATTAAACCAAACAAATACTATTCTGTAGAGGGTCAGAAAGTCCTCATATAGTGATAGATCAATGTTATTATTCTCAAGTTTCTGTGTTTATATGCCCACCACGATGTGTTAATTTAGTCATGGCTCGTGAATCCAGTTGAATCCATATCAGGGTCCTTCAAATTTCTTTCATTTATCCCAAAATCTCAGTTTAAGACAAAATCCCAATATAGACTGACACATAATATATTGATCTAGTGCAAGAAAGTCCAATAGACATCGCAGAATAATAATTATGTTTCATGACTGTATGCTTTGGACTTTTCTATTGGAGTGACAGGTCGCGTTGTTCAACTGAATGTCCAACTGAAAAGGACACAAATTAAAGAAGAATACAACAGGATGGTGTGGCCGCAACCCAATAAAGAATTTTGCGGCCAATTAATATTTTTGAATTCTTTCATATTTCTTAAAAACATGTTGTGCGTTGTTTTTGTCCAATTCCTTGACATCAAAAGGGTATTGGCATTTCaccatcaaggaagaaacatatACTAAAAGTTACCACAACAAACATCATACAGACAGAATCGTGTTGCCAATATGAACATCAGCAGTTCAGAAAGAATCACAAGCCAAACTTACCATCTTCTTCAGCACCTTCCACATCATGTTGAGTGGCACTTGAAGGTGCAAGTCGTCTCCGGAGCTCCTCTACTACAGGAATCACATTATCATCTAATGGATCCCGGAGCAAAACCTGAGCACAGCATAAAAACATTTACTGTGAGTTACCACCAGCATCGCTTGGCATCTATGAAAATGACATTTAAGATCCTCACAgttttatataaattataaactaTAGCCCCTAGTTTATTATATAGAAAACAGACTTGAGACAACTGCAATATTGTACTCTATTCAAAGTGGCAACAAATTTAATCTTAAACTGACAGAAGCCTAGAAAATCAGCATTGTATGGAGCTATAGGTTCAGAAAACTATGCATCATTCCCCTTTGAGCATCCTGCAACTCCTAGAAATTGAGACAAAACTCCAAAGTAGTGCTGCATCCGTATATAATCCCCAATCACCTGATGAGAATTTCAACATTATAGATAGCTAACCAATAAGTGAAGAGACGGTTGAATTGTGCACatagtcccccccccccccccaacccaaaTGGAACCTTCTTACATGACAAACAATCAGAAGGGGGAAAGGAATTAAACATCACCTCTTCAGCAGTAATGATCGCCTTGATATGCTGCTCGACCCACCGAAGGAAAATTCCAGCAGGAAGAAACACGGAATTCGTTAGAAATCACCACGATAGAGCCGTAATAATCATTAAAATACAGTGttcaaacattaaaaaaaaacagctgtATCAATTCGCTAGCTCCCTTCACTTGGATCAGAAACCCGTTCAATCAAATCGTCCTCGTGAGGATGAGGTAGGCAATCATGGAATCAGTCGGGTACGTGCACCTAGTACAACCTTGACTCTACGCGCAACAGCAAGACAGAGCATGAATCACAACGTAATCCGCCCCACCGAAAACAAATCCTTAAAAAACATGCGAAATTGGGGGTAATAATTCCCGGGAATTCGCCGTCACGAATCCGGCGCTCCACGATCCCATCGCATATCGAACCGAAAATCCCGGATGAAGTCGGGCGGGGGGATTGGGGGGCGCGAACCTCGAGATTGAGGACGATGGCGCGCTCGCGGCCGAGGATGGTGGATGGGTAGGAGAGCAGCGGGTCGAGGATGCGCAGGTCGCGCGCGTTGATGTCGACGCGGTGCATGATGGCGTACTTGTCGGCGTCCAGCAcccgctcctcccccgccgcgtcGAACAGGATCCAGCTCCTCGACGCCCCGCGCTTCTTCcctcccgcccccgccgccgccgccgcagccgccgcctccccggcgacgacgaccgccgCAGCCATCTCCGCTCCGGCCCCCACGTCGTTCTCCCTCTCACATCTCCCCGGcgactcccgccgccgccgccgccactacgCCCCCCGCGCGCGGTGGTGCTGATGGATGGATGGCGCTCTCGGAGTTCCTTCCTTCCGCTTCGGGGTGCGGCCGCGACGAgagggaggaaaaaggaaacGAAACCTTTGCGGTAAAAAGGAGTCGTTGATAAACGGCGGCGTGGTGCGGTGCGTGCGTGCGAAACAGcgaggaggagagaaaagagaagagatgcTGCCAATGCAGAATTGCAGATGCagcggatggatggatgcatgaGATTACCGGTCGCGGTCGGTGCGTTTGGGTTGTTAACTACTCCGTCCGTTTCACATTAAAGttattttgatattttctccagtcaaatatttttaaatttgtaaaaaaatactccccctcccaaaatataagcatcttTTGAATCTGACACAGTCTCCGAGATGttatttgaccaacaatatcaaatgatttaaataaaaagagttacatattatgatagtttgtttaatgataaatcttataacattaattttacattattgatcttttttttctattaatagctaaagttaaaaatatttgatttgtcaatattctaaaaatacttatattttggaacggatggagtaataatATTTCTAATACAGAATggacatattattaaaatatattcaatgttaagtTTGATataactaatttggtgttgtagatgttactagatttttctataaattttatcAAACTTGAGAAGGTTTTACTAGTAAAAAGTTAAAATGggatataatatgaaacggaggagtaACTCTGATTTAGGTTAGGTTATGAAAGTGATTAGTATAGTAATGATGGGTCAATGTGTCTTTTGTGTGTGTTAGTTCTCGCGTGGATTCGCCGATCGAGCCGGAAGAGAGAGAGCACGGGGGACGACGGGATGCGGGATGCTTTGGGGGTggatggcgacgcgacgcggtGGGGGCGAGATCGAATACGATGCCGCTGCCAATCTGCCATGCGTACCTACGTGACGCGCGGGCGAGGCCGAGCGGCGAGCGGAGTCGCCCGCCCGTGTGTTCGGTTGGTCCACGCTTTGCTTCCCTCGCCGTACGCACGCTGCGGCCTGCGGCCTGCGGCTGCGCGCGCCGGGCCAAGCGGAGAGCGGtgcgaggcggcgcgcgcgcgcgtacgtACGCACCGCTGCGCGCGGTCACGCCGTGCGGCGCCAGCTTTTCCTGCATCCGGCGTTGGCGACGTACTACGTACGTACTGGATCGCGTATCCATGTCACGGGTACAAATGATGAGATGATAGCCGCGGCGTGCAATCACAAGAATTGATTTTAACTACAGCCTCTGTCCCGAAATACATTCATTTATAAGCTCCTTTTTCCCCCACATTTGACCATcagtcttatttaatttttttattaatatttttattattattagatgataaa
Coding sequences:
- the LOC4334067 gene encoding magnesium transporter MRS2-I, which codes for MAAAVVVAGEAAAAAAAAGAGGKKRGASRSWILFDAAGEERVLDADKYAIMHRVDINARDLRILDPLLSYPSTILGRERAIVLNLEHIKAIITAEEVLLRDPLDDNVIPVVEELRRRLAPSSATQHDVEGAEEDESPFEFRALEVTLEAICSFLGARTTELESAAYPALDELTSKISSRNLDRVRKLKSGMTRLNARVQKVRDELEQLLDDDDDMADLYLSRKLAGAASPVSGSGGPNWFPASPTIGSKISRASRASAPTIHGNENDVEELEMLLEAYFMQIDGTLNKLTTLREYIDDTEDYINIQLDNHRNQLIQLELFLSSGTVCLSLYSLVAGIFGMNIPYTWNDNHGYVFKWVVLVSGLFCAFMFVSIVAYARHKGLVGS